Proteins encoded within one genomic window of Sphingomonas sp. KRR8:
- the rpsN gene encoding 30S ribosomal protein S14, which yields MAKLSSINKNERRRKLVEKTAPKLEKLKAKANDKSLDETERLIARLKMAELPRNGNKTRIRNRCELTGRSRAYYRKFRLSRVMLREMGNKGLIPGLTKSSW from the coding sequence ATGGCGAAACTGAGTTCCATCAACAAGAACGAGCGGCGTCGCAAGCTGGTCGAGAAGACCGCGCCCAAGCTGGAAAAGCTGAAGGCGAAGGCGAACGACAAGTCACTCGACGAGACCGAGCGTCTGATCGCACGGCTCAAGATGGCCGAACTTCCGCGCAACGGTAACAAGACGCGGATCCGTAATCGGTGTGAGCTGACGGGTCGTTCCCGCGCTTATTACCGCAAGTTCCGTCTGTCGCGCGTGATGCTTCGGGAAATGGGCAACAAGGGCCTCATTCCCGGTCTCACGAAGTCGAGCTGGTAA
- the rpsE gene encoding 30S ribosomal protein S5, translating to MADEIETQTQAGNPDAPAAAVAADAGAPAPEGRGPRGGRGGRGGGPGGRDNRGGGNRGRRDDRRGAPRGDDDGEELIEKLVHINRVSKTVKGGKRFGFAALVVVGDGKGRAGFGHGKAREVPEAISKATAAAKKAMIRVPLRDGRTLHHDGLGHFGAGRVTVRTAPAGTGIIAGGPMRAIFESLGVADVVTKSVGTSNPYNMIRATFEALKEQTSPRSVAQRRGKKVADLLGRGGMGSAEAEATAEAIAE from the coding sequence ATGGCTGACGAGATCGAAACCCAGACCCAGGCCGGCAATCCCGACGCTCCGGCGGCGGCGGTCGCAGCCGACGCCGGTGCTCCGGCGCCCGAGGGCCGTGGTCCGCGTGGCGGCCGTGGTGGTCGCGGCGGTGGCCCCGGCGGTCGTGACAATCGCGGCGGCGGCAACCGCGGTCGGCGCGACGACCGTCGTGGTGCCCCGCGCGGGGATGACGACGGCGAGGAACTGATTGAGAAGCTGGTTCACATCAACCGCGTCTCGAAGACCGTGAAGGGCGGCAAGCGCTTCGGCTTTGCCGCGCTGGTCGTGGTTGGTGACGGCAAGGGCCGCGCCGGCTTCGGTCACGGCAAGGCTCGCGAAGTGCCGGAAGCCATCAGCAAGGCGACCGCGGCGGCCAAGAAGGCCATGATCCGGGTTCCGCTGCGTGATGGCCGCACCCTGCACCATGACGGCCTTGGCCACTTTGGTGCTGGTCGCGTCACGGTCCGTACCGCTCCGGCGGGAACCGGGATCATCGCGGGTGGCCCGATGCGCGCCATCTTCGAAAGCCTGGGCGTGGCTGACGTGGTCACCAAGTCGGTCGGCACGTCCAACCCGTACAACATGATCCGGGCAACTTTCGAGGCGCTCAAGGAACAGACCAGCCCCCGTTCGGTGGCGCAGCGTCGCGGCAAAAAGGTCGCGGACCTGCTCGGCCGTGGCGGCATGGGCAGCGCCGAGGCGGAAGCGACCGCCGAAGCGATTGCGGAGTAA
- the rplX gene encoding 50S ribosomal protein L24 produces the protein MRIKKGDKVVVLSGKDKGKTGEVTQSLPKEQKVVVSGVNVAVRHRKASQENPQGGLERKEAPLHVSKVAIADPKTGGPTRVRFEERDGKKVRVAVKSGELING, from the coding sequence ATGCGCATCAAGAAGGGCGACAAGGTCGTCGTTCTGTCGGGCAAGGACAAGGGCAAGACCGGTGAGGTCACCCAGTCCCTTCCGAAGGAGCAGAAGGTGGTCGTCAGCGGCGTCAATGTCGCTGTCCGCCATCGCAAGGCGAGCCAGGAGAACCCGCAGGGTGGCCTGGAGCGCAAGGAAGCGCCGCTGCACGTGTCCAAGGTCGCGATTGCCGACCCGAAGACCGGCGGGCCGACCCGAGTCCGCTTCGAGGAGCGCGACGGCAAGAAGGTCCGGGTGGCGGTCAAGTCCGGGGAGCTGATCAATGGCTGA
- the rplE gene encoding 50S ribosomal protein L5: MADAYVARLKKDYDERIAPAMTERFGYKNRMEVPKLEKIVINMGVGEATQDKKKVEQAAAEMQAISGQKPVITKAKKSIAQFKLREGMPIGCKVTLRRERMYEFLDRLVTVALPRVRDFRGLNPKSFDGRGNYAMGLKEQIVFPEINYDQIDKVRGMDIIVTTTAKTDEEARELLRLFNFPFPVADDQKQAA; the protein is encoded by the coding sequence ATGGCTGACGCATATGTCGCGCGCCTTAAGAAGGACTATGACGAGCGCATCGCGCCGGCGATGACCGAGCGGTTCGGTTACAAGAACCGCATGGAAGTGCCTAAGCTCGAGAAGATCGTCATCAACATGGGCGTCGGTGAGGCGACCCAGGACAAGAAGAAGGTCGAGCAGGCCGCCGCAGAGATGCAAGCGATTTCCGGTCAGAAACCGGTGATTACCAAGGCCAAGAAGTCGATCGCTCAGTTCAAGCTGCGTGAGGGCATGCCGATCGGTTGCAAGGTCACTCTGCGCCGCGAGCGGATGTACGAGTTCCTTGACCGGCTGGTGACCGTGGCACTGCCGCGGGTCCGCGACTTCCGCGGCCTGAATCCGAAGTCCTTCGATGGTCGTGGCAACTATGCCATGGGCTTGAAGGAGCAGATCGTGTTCCCCGAGATCAACTATGATCAGATCGACAAGGTCCGGGGAATGGACATCATCGTGACGACAACTGCGAAGACGGACGAGGAGGCGCGCGAACTGCTGCGCCTGTTCAACTTCCCGTTCCCGGTTGCCGACGATCAGAAGCAGGCCGCCTGA
- the rplD gene encoding 50S ribosomal protein L4 — protein MKVEVKTLDAQGSGDLELNDAVFGVEPRADILHRVVTWQLVNRRAPARATRERSDVARTGKKFGRQKGGGTARHGDRRAPIFIGGGKAHGARARVFSASLNKKVRALGLRMALSSKARDGQLIVIDNLDVPEGKTRALHERLGKLGFGKTALVIDGDALNVSFARASSNLGMINLLPAIGANVYDIMRHETLVLTKAAVEKLEARFNG, from the coding sequence ATGAAGGTCGAAGTCAAGACCCTGGACGCGCAAGGCAGCGGCGACCTGGAGCTCAACGATGCCGTGTTCGGTGTCGAGCCCCGCGCCGATATCCTGCACCGCGTGGTCACCTGGCAGCTGGTCAACCGCCGCGCCCCCGCCCGCGCCACCCGCGAGCGCTCGGACGTGGCCCGTACAGGCAAGAAGTTTGGTCGCCAGAAGGGCGGCGGTACCGCTCGTCACGGCGATCGCCGCGCGCCGATCTTCATCGGCGGTGGTAAGGCCCACGGCGCCCGTGCCCGGGTGTTCAGCGCTTCGCTGAACAAGAAGGTTCGCGCGCTTGGCCTCCGCATGGCGCTGTCGAGCAAGGCTCGTGACGGTCAGCTGATCGTCATCGACAACCTGGATGTGCCGGAAGGCAAGACCAGGGCGTTGCACGAGCGGCTGGGCAAGCTCGGTTTCGGTAAGACCGCGCTGGTGATCGACGGTGACGCGCTCAACGTCAGTTTCGCTCGCGCTTCGTCGAACCTGGGCATGATCAACCTGCTCCCGGCGATCGGTGCCAACGTCTACGACATCATGCGCCACGAGACCCTGGTCCTGACCAAGGCCGCGGTCGAGAAGCTGGAGGCCCGCTTCAATGGCTAA
- the tuf gene encoding elongation factor Tu, whose translation MAKAKFERNKPHCNIGTIGHVDHGKTSLTAAITKVLAKTGGGVAVDFANIDKAPEERERGITISTAHVEYETANRHYAHVDCPGHADYVKNMITGAAQMDGAILVVSAADGPMPQTKEHILLAAQVGVPTMVVFLNKVDQVDDPELLELVELEIREELSKRGFDGDNIPIVAGSALAVLEDSNEEIGEKAILKLMQAVDDWIPQPERPLDKPFLMPIEDVFSISGRGTVVTGRVETGVVKVGEEVEIVGIKDTQKTVVTGVEMFRKLLDQGQAGDNIGALIRGIARDDVERGQVLCKPGSITPHTDFQAEVYVLSKDEGGRHTPFFANYRPQFYFRTTDVTGEVQLPEGTEMVMPGDNVSLGVKLIAPIAMDTGLRFAIREGGRTVGAGVVGNITK comes from the coding sequence ATGGCGAAGGCGAAATTCGAGCGGAACAAGCCGCACTGCAACATCGGGACCATCGGTCACGTCGACCATGGCAAGACCTCGCTGACGGCGGCGATCACCAAGGTGCTGGCCAAGACCGGCGGTGGTGTTGCGGTTGACTTCGCGAACATCGACAAGGCGCCGGAAGAGCGCGAGCGCGGCATCACCATCTCGACGGCGCACGTCGAGTATGAAACCGCCAACCGCCACTACGCGCACGTCGATTGCCCGGGTCACGCCGACTATGTGAAGAACATGATCACCGGTGCGGCCCAGATGGACGGCGCGATCCTGGTCGTGTCGGCCGCTGACGGCCCGATGCCGCAGACCAAGGAGCACATCCTGCTCGCGGCGCAGGTCGGCGTTCCGACCATGGTGGTCTTCCTCAACAAGGTCGACCAGGTTGACGATCCCGAGCTGCTCGAGCTGGTCGAGCTCGAAATCCGCGAGGAGCTCTCCAAGCGCGGCTTCGACGGCGACAACATTCCGATCGTTGCCGGTTCGGCGCTTGCGGTCCTCGAGGACAGCAACGAGGAGATCGGCGAGAAGGCGATCCTCAAGCTGATGCAGGCCGTCGACGACTGGATCCCGCAGCCGGAGCGTCCGCTGGACAAGCCGTTCCTGATGCCGATCGAGGACGTGTTCTCGATCTCGGGCCGCGGCACCGTCGTGACCGGCCGCGTCGAGACCGGCGTCGTCAAGGTTGGCGAGGAAGTCGAGATCGTCGGCATCAAGGACACTCAGAAGACCGTCGTCACCGGCGTCGAGATGTTCCGCAAGCTGCTCGATCAGGGCCAGGCCGGCGACAACATCGGCGCGCTGATCCGCGGTATCGCTCGTGACGACGTCGAGCGTGGTCAGGTCCTGTGCAAGCCGGGCTCGATCACTCCGCACACCGATTTCCAGGCCGAGGTCTACGTCCTCAGCAAGGATGAGGGTGGCCGTCACACGCCGTTCTTCGCCAACTACCGTCCGCAGTTCTACTTCCGGACCACGGACGTCACCGGCGAAGTCCAGCTGCCCGAGGGCACCGAGATGGTCATGCCGGGCGACAACGTCTCGCTGGGCGTGAAGCTGATCGCCCCGATCGCCATGGACACCGGCCTGCGCTTCGCGATCCGCGAAGGTGGCCGCACCGTCGGCGCCGGCGTGGTGGGCAACATCACCAAGTAG
- the rplF gene encoding 50S ribosomal protein L6 has protein sequence MSRIGKRPVPVPTGVTANLEGRTLSVKGPKGTLSMSVLDDLVSTTVEEGQISVQPIGESQRARAAWGMQRTNVLNLVTGVTEGFTKVLEITGVGYRAAAQGKNLRLQLGYSHDVNYAVPEGIEVKTPDPNTVEITGIDKQKVGQVAAEIRRWRKPEPYKGKGIKYRGEFIFRKEGKKK, from the coding sequence ATGAGCCGCATCGGCAAAAGGCCCGTCCCGGTTCCGACCGGCGTGACCGCCAATCTCGAAGGCCGCACCTTGTCCGTGAAGGGGCCCAAGGGCACCCTTTCGATGAGCGTGTTGGATGACCTCGTCTCGACCACGGTCGAAGAAGGCCAGATCAGCGTTCAGCCGATCGGTGAGAGCCAGCGCGCCCGGGCGGCGTGGGGCATGCAGCGCACCAACGTGCTGAACCTCGTCACCGGCGTGACGGAGGGCTTCACCAAGGTCCTCGAGATCACCGGCGTCGGCTACCGCGCTGCGGCCCAGGGCAAGAACCTGCGCCTGCAACTCGGCTACAGCCACGACGTGAACTACGCCGTGCCGGAGGGTATCGAGGTCAAGACGCCCGATCCCAACACGGTTGAGATCACTGGTATCGACAAGCAGAAGGTCGGCCAGGTCGCGGCCGAGATCCGTCGCTGGCGCAAGCCCGAGCCGTACAAGGGCAAGGGCATCAAGTACCGCGGCGAGTTCATCTTCCGCAAGGAAGGGAAGAAGAAGTAA
- the rpsQ gene encoding 30S ribosomal protein S17, with protein sequence MPKRVLTGTVVSDKGDKTVVVRVERRVKHPLYGKIIKLSKKYHAHDEANAYSVGEQVRIQECAPVSKLKTWTVVERVNEAKASDLAEAANV encoded by the coding sequence ATGCCCAAGCGCGTCCTCACCGGCACCGTGGTGTCCGACAAGGGTGACAAGACCGTGGTGGTCCGCGTCGAGCGGCGGGTGAAGCACCCGCTGTACGGCAAGATCATCAAGCTGTCGAAGAAGTACCATGCCCACGACGAGGCCAATGCCTATTCGGTGGGTGAGCAGGTTCGCATTCAGGAATGCGCGCCCGTGTCGAAGCTCAAGACCTGGACCGTCGTCGAGCGGGTCAACGAAGCCAAGGCTTCGGACCTCGCCGAAGCGGCCAACGTCTGA
- the rplB gene encoding 50S ribosomal protein L2: MALKQYKPTSPARRGLILVDKSALWKGKPVKALTEGKRKTGGRNNKGHVTSRGIAGGHKQKYRIVDFKRRTWDVSATVERLEYDPNRSAFIALVTYDGGEQAYILAPQRLAPGDKVMAGKKVDVKPGNAMEIGQMPVGTIVHNVELKPGKGGQIARAAGTYVQVVGRDRGMVIVRLNSGEQRYIRSDCMATVGAVSNPDNGNQTLAKAGRSRWLGRRPLTRGVAKNPVDHPHGGGEGRTSGGRHPVTPWGKPTKGARTRHNKATDRMIIRSRHAKKKG, translated from the coding sequence ATGGCACTCAAGCAATATAAGCCGACGAGCCCGGCCCGCCGTGGCCTCATCCTCGTCGACAAGTCGGCGCTGTGGAAGGGCAAGCCCGTCAAGGCGCTGACCGAAGGCAAGCGCAAGACCGGCGGCCGCAACAACAAGGGCCATGTGACCAGCCGCGGCATCGCGGGCGGCCACAAGCAGAAGTACCGGATCGTCGACTTCAAGCGTCGCACGTGGGACGTCTCGGCCACTGTCGAGCGGCTCGAGTATGACCCGAACCGTTCTGCGTTCATCGCGCTCGTCACCTATGACGGCGGCGAGCAGGCCTACATCCTTGCACCGCAGCGCCTTGCGCCCGGCGACAAGGTAATGGCCGGCAAGAAGGTCGACGTGAAGCCCGGCAACGCGATGGAAATTGGCCAGATGCCGGTTGGTACCATCGTCCACAATGTCGAGCTGAAGCCCGGCAAGGGTGGCCAGATCGCCCGCGCTGCCGGTACTTATGTGCAGGTGGTGGGCCGCGACCGCGGGATGGTCATCGTTCGCCTGAATTCGGGTGAGCAGCGTTACATCCGCTCGGACTGCATGGCGACCGTGGGTGCGGTGTCCAACCCGGACAACGGCAACCAGACGCTGGCTAAGGCCGGTCGCAGCCGCTGGCTGGGCCGTCGTCCGCTGACCCGCGGTGTCGCCAAGAACCCGGTCGACCACCCGCACGGCGGTGGTGAAGGCCGGACCTCGGGCGGTCGTCATCCGGTTACCCCGTGGGGCAAGCCGACCAAGGGTGCCCGCACCCGTCACAACAAGGCGACTGATCGGATGATCATCCGGTCGCGTCACGCGAAGAAGAAGGGCTAA
- a CDS encoding 50S ribosomal protein L23, with translation MAKQPETKAIDNRHYDVVLTPHITEKSTMLSEHNAVVFKVAPTASKPQIKAAVEALFGVTVTGVNTIVQKGKSKRWKGKPYQRSDVKKAVVTLAEGQSIDVTEGARG, from the coding sequence ATGGCTAAGCAGCCGGAAACCAAGGCGATCGACAATCGCCATTACGACGTCGTGCTGACGCCGCACATTACCGAGAAGTCGACCATGCTCTCCGAGCATAACGCGGTCGTTTTCAAGGTCGCGCCGACGGCTTCCAAGCCGCAGATCAAGGCTGCGGTCGAGGCGCTGTTCGGGGTCACCGTGACGGGCGTCAACACCATCGTCCAGAAGGGCAAGTCGAAGCGCTGGAAGGGAAAGCCCTATCAGCGCTCGGATGTGAAGAAGGCGGTCGTTACCCTCGCTGAGGGCCAGTCGATCGACGTCACCGAAGGGGCTCGGGGCTAA
- the rplR gene encoding 50S ribosomal protein L18, with the protein MAKLSLFDRRRRRVRTALKARASGKARLSVHRSGRHIYAQVIDDAAGRTVAAASTLDKDLRGKTNATTEGAKLVGKTLAERAKAAGVDRVVFDRGGFLFHGRVKALADAAREGGLEF; encoded by the coding sequence ATGGCCAAGCTCTCCCTCTTCGACCGGCGTCGTCGCCGGGTTCGCACGGCGCTCAAGGCGCGTGCGTCGGGCAAGGCGCGGCTGTCCGTGCATCGCTCGGGCCGACACATCTACGCACAGGTGATCGACGATGCCGCTGGCCGCACGGTCGCGGCGGCGTCGACTCTCGACAAGGATCTGCGCGGAAAGACCAATGCCACCACCGAGGGTGCGAAGCTGGTCGGCAAGACACTTGCCGAGCGCGCCAAAGCGGCGGGCGTCGACCGCGTCGTGTTCGACCGTGGCGGTTTTCTCTTCCATGGCCGGGTCAAGGCCCTGGCCGACGCCGCCCGAGAGGGCGGTCTGGAGTTCTAA
- the rpmC gene encoding 50S ribosomal protein L29 yields MAKREDLSVQTDDQLSTQLGDLKREQFNLRFQAATGQLEKPSRVREVRRTIARIKTLQGQRSKSAPAQQG; encoded by the coding sequence ATGGCCAAGCGTGAAGACCTGTCGGTCCAGACCGACGATCAGCTGTCGACCCAGCTGGGCGACCTCAAGCGCGAGCAGTTCAACCTGCGTTTTCAGGCGGCCACTGGCCAGCTGGAGAAGCCGAGCCGCGTGCGCGAGGTTCGTCGAACCATCGCCCGCATCAAGACCCTTCAGGGCCAGCGCTCCAAAAGCGCTCCGGCGCAGCAGGGCTGA
- the rplP gene encoding 50S ribosomal protein L16, whose amino-acid sequence MLQPKRTKFRKAFKGRIHGNAKGGTELNFGAFGLKAMEPERITARQIEAARRAITRHIKRQGRLWIRIFPDLPVSSKPAEVRMGSGKGAPEYWVARVKPGRILFELDGVPGPIAKTAFERAAEKLPIKVKVVARLGETLVEAD is encoded by the coding sequence ATGCTGCAACCAAAGCGCACCAAGTTCCGCAAGGCCTTCAAGGGCCGCATCCATGGCAACGCCAAGGGTGGGACCGAGCTCAACTTCGGCGCCTTCGGCCTGAAGGCGATGGAGCCCGAGCGGATCACCGCGCGGCAGATCGAGGCGGCCCGCCGCGCGATCACCCGCCACATCAAGCGCCAGGGCCGTCTTTGGATCCGGATCTTCCCGGATCTGCCGGTCTCTTCGAAGCCTGCCGAAGTCCGCATGGGCTCGGGCAAGGGCGCGCCCGAATATTGGGTTGCTCGGGTCAAGCCCGGCCGCATCCTGTTCGAGCTCGACGGTGTTCCGGGGCCGATCGCCAAGACCGCTTTCGAGCGTGCGGCCGAGAAGCTCCCCATCAAGGTCAAGGTGGTCGCCCGCCTTGGCGAAACCCTGGTTGAGGCTGACTGA
- the rplV gene encoding 50S ribosomal protein L22 has protein sequence MSKPASPRKVGDKEALAVGNTIRGSARKLNLVAQLIRGRRVEEALNILKFSPKGMSEDVYKVLASAVANAENNHNLDVDALVVAEASVGKSISMKRFATRARGRSSRIVKPFSRIRVVVREQEEA, from the coding sequence ATGAGCAAGCCAGCATCCCCCCGCAAGGTGGGCGACAAGGAAGCGCTCGCCGTCGGCAACACCATTCGTGGTTCGGCCCGCAAGCTGAACCTGGTGGCGCAGTTGATCCGCGGCCGCCGGGTCGAGGAAGCGCTCAACATCCTGAAGTTCAGCCCCAAGGGGATGAGCGAGGATGTGTACAAGGTGCTCGCCTCCGCCGTTGCCAACGCCGAGAACAACCACAACCTCGATGTCGACGCTCTGGTCGTCGCCGAGGCCAGTGTCGGCAAGTCGATCAGCATGAAGCGGTTCGCCACTCGTGCCCGTGGCCGGTCGAGCCGCATCGTGAAGCCGTTCAGCCGCATCCGCGTCGTCGTGCGCGAGCAGGAAGAAGCCTAA
- the rpsH gene encoding 30S ribosomal protein S8, whose protein sequence is MAMTDPLGDMLTRIRNGQQARKDSILTPASKLRTRVLDVLQREGYIRGYAEEELSGHKGLRIELKYFEGQPAIQHLARVSKPGRRVYSGASELPRIRNGLGMTIVSTPRGVLSDAEAREQNVGGEVLAEVF, encoded by the coding sequence ATGGCAATGACCGATCCCCTGGGTGATATGCTCACCCGCATCCGCAACGGCCAGCAGGCGCGCAAGGACTCGATCCTGACGCCGGCGTCGAAGCTTCGCACCCGCGTGCTCGACGTGCTGCAGCGCGAAGGCTATATCCGCGGCTACGCCGAGGAAGAGCTGTCGGGCCACAAGGGCCTGCGGATCGAACTCAAGTATTTCGAAGGCCAGCCGGCGATCCAGCATCTCGCCCGCGTCTCGAAGCCCGGTCGCCGGGTCTATTCGGGCGCCAGCGAGCTGCCGCGGATCCGCAACGGCCTCGGCATGACCATCGTCTCGACGCCCCGTGGCGTTCTGTCCGACGCGGAAGCGCGCGAGCAGAACGTGGGCGGCGAGGTGCTGGCGGAGGTGTTCTAA
- the rplC gene encoding 50S ribosomal protein L3, protein MRTGVIAKKVGMTRLFQADGRHVPVTVLQLEGLQVVGRREADRDGYTAVQLGAGTAKAKNVAKPQRGAFGKAEVELKAKVAEFRVAEDALLDLGSEITADHFVTGQLVDISGVTQGKGFAGAMKRWGFGGLRATHGVSVSHRSHGSTGNRQDPGRVFKNKKMAGHMGARNRTQQNLEIVRTDADRGLLFVKGSVPGHKGSWLTVQDAVKLPRNDTAPYPAGLRQAAQQNNNADVSADNSVAADESTEG, encoded by the coding sequence ATGCGCACTGGCGTGATCGCGAAGAAAGTAGGAATGACCCGCCTGTTCCAGGCAGACGGTCGGCACGTGCCGGTCACCGTTCTGCAGTTGGAGGGGTTGCAGGTCGTCGGCCGCCGCGAGGCCGATCGTGATGGATATACCGCCGTTCAGCTCGGCGCCGGCACGGCCAAGGCGAAGAATGTCGCCAAGCCGCAGCGTGGCGCCTTCGGCAAGGCCGAAGTCGAGCTGAAGGCCAAGGTCGCCGAATTCCGGGTTGCCGAGGATGCGCTCCTCGACCTCGGTTCGGAGATCACCGCCGACCATTTCGTCACCGGGCAGCTGGTCGACATCTCGGGCGTCACTCAGGGCAAGGGCTTCGCCGGCGCCATGAAGCGCTGGGGCTTCGGTGGTCTGCGCGCTACCCACGGCGTGTCCGTGTCGCACCGTTCGCACGGTTCGACCGGTAACCGCCAGGATCCGGGCCGCGTCTTCAAGAACAAGAAGATGGCCGGCCACATGGGCGCTCGCAACCGCACCCAGCAGAACCTCGAGATCGTCCGCACGGACGCCGACCGTGGCCTGCTGTTCGTCAAGGGTTCGGTCCCCGGTCATAAGGGCAGCTGGCTGACCGTTCAGGACGCCGTGAAGCTTCCGCGCAACGACACCGCGCCGTATCCGGCCGGTCTCCGCCAGGCGGCCCAGCAGAACAACAACGCCGACGTGAGCGCCGACAACTCGGTCGCCGCTGACGAGAGCACGGAAGGCTAA
- the rpsC gene encoding 30S ribosomal protein S3, translating to MGNKSSAIGLRLQINRTWDSRWFAEGQDYGRLLLEDLKIRQYIFKTLPQAAISKVVIERPAKLCRISVYAARPGVIIGKKGSDIEKLKKTLGKMTGSEVSLNIVEIRKPEVDARLVAQGIADQLERRIAFRRAMKRAVQSAMRLGAEGIRIECGGRLGGAEIARSERYREGRVPLHTLRGNVDYAEAQAHTAYGVCGVKVWVFKGEILGHDPMAQDRLMMEAQTSGVRPARDDDRRR from the coding sequence ATGGGTAACAAGTCCTCAGCGATCGGCCTTCGGCTGCAGATCAACCGTACCTGGGACAGCCGCTGGTTCGCGGAAGGCCAGGATTACGGCCGGCTGCTGCTGGAGGATCTGAAGATCCGCCAGTACATCTTCAAGACACTGCCGCAGGCCGCGATCTCGAAGGTCGTGATCGAGCGTCCCGCTAAGTTGTGCCGCATCTCCGTTTATGCCGCCCGTCCCGGCGTCATCATCGGCAAGAAGGGCAGCGACATCGAGAAGCTGAAGAAGACCTTGGGCAAGATGACCGGGTCCGAAGTCAGCCTCAACATCGTCGAGATCCGTAAGCCGGAAGTCGATGCTCGCCTCGTCGCGCAGGGCATCGCAGACCAGCTCGAGCGTCGTATCGCCTTCCGTCGCGCTATGAAGCGTGCGGTCCAGTCGGCGATGCGCCTCGGCGCCGAAGGCATCCGGATCGAGTGTGGCGGCCGTCTTGGCGGCGCCGAGATCGCCCGTTCCGAGCGTTATCGCGAGGGTCGGGTGCCGCTGCACACGCTGCGCGGTAACGTCGATTATGCCGAGGCCCAGGCCCACACCGCTTACGGCGTGTGCGGCGTCAAGGTCTGGGTGTTCAAGGGCGAGATCCTTGGCCACGACCCGATGGCTCAGGACCGACTGATGATGGAAGCCCAGACTTCCGGCGTGCGCCCGGCGCGCGACGACGACCGTCGCCGGTAA
- the rpsJ gene encoding 30S ribosomal protein S10 yields the protein METQNIRIRLKAFDHRVLDQATGDIADTARRTGALIRGPIPLPTRIEKFTVNRSPHVDKKSREQFEVRTYKRLLDIVQPTPQTVDALMKLDLAAGVDVEIKLA from the coding sequence ATGGAAACGCAGAACATCCGGATTCGTCTGAAAGCCTTCGATCACCGCGTGCTCGATCAGGCCACTGGCGACATCGCCGACACCGCGCGTCGCACCGGCGCGCTCATCCGTGGTCCCATTCCGCTGCCGACGCGCATCGAGAAGTTCACCGTGAACCGCTCGCCGCACGTCGACAAGAAGTCGCGCGAGCAGTTCGAGGTCCGCACCTACAAGCGGCTGCTCGACATCGTTCAGCCGACGCCGCAGACGGTCGATGCACTAATGAAGCTCGATCTCGCCGCGGGTGTGGACGTGGAGATCAAACTGGCCTAA
- the rplN gene encoding 50S ribosomal protein L14 — MIQMQSNLDVADNSGAKRVQCIKVLGGSKRRTAGVGDIIVVSIKEAQPKGRVKKGDVHRAVIVRTAKDIRRPDGSVIRFDSNAAVLVNKNEEPIGTRIFGPVVRELRGKKHMKIISLAPEVL, encoded by the coding sequence ATGATCCAGATGCAGTCCAACCTGGACGTCGCAGACAACAGCGGGGCCAAGCGCGTCCAGTGCATCAAGGTGCTGGGCGGGTCGAAGCGTCGTACCGCCGGTGTTGGCGACATCATCGTCGTCTCCATCAAGGAAGCGCAGCCGAAGGGCCGTGTGAAGAAGGGTGACGTGCATCGCGCGGTCATTGTTCGCACTGCCAAGGATATCCGCCGTCCCGATGGTTCGGTGATCCGCTTCGACTCGAACGCCGCCGTGCTGGTCAACAAGAACGAGGAGCCGATCGGCACCCGTATCTTTGGCCCGGTCGTGCGCGAACTGCGCGGCAAGAAGCACATGAAGATCATCAGCCTGGCGCCGGAGGTTCTGTGA
- the rpsS gene encoding 30S ribosomal protein S19, whose amino-acid sequence MARSVWKGPFVELSLLRKAEKAQDAGGRAPIKTWSRRSTILPQFVGLTFNVYNGRKFVPVSVNEEMVGMKLGEFAPTRFFPGHAADKKGKR is encoded by the coding sequence ATGGCTCGTTCCGTCTGGAAAGGTCCGTTCGTCGAGCTGTCGCTCCTCCGCAAGGCGGAGAAGGCACAGGACGCGGGTGGCCGCGCGCCGATCAAGACCTGGTCGCGTCGTTCCACCATCCTGCCGCAGTTCGTCGGCCTGACCTTCAATGTCTACAACGGCCGCAAGTTCGTGCCGGTGTCGGTCAATGAGGAGATGGTTGGCATGAAGCTGGGTGAGTTCGCGCCGACGCGCTTCTTCCCCGGCCACGCCGCCGACAAGAAGGGCAAGCGCTAA